A window from Bos mutus isolate GX-2022 chromosome 1, NWIPB_WYAK_1.1, whole genome shotgun sequence encodes these proteins:
- the LOC102274179 gene encoding keratin-associated protein 10-8, with product MTSSALSVCSSDLSYSSRVCLPGSCDSCTISSWQVDDCPESCCEPPCCAPSCCTPAPRLTLLCAPVSCESSPCCQPACSSSCPALCCQQSSCQPSCCTSSPCQQACCEPICCRPVCCTPVCCEPACCTLVCCETSPCSTSSCCQQSSCQPSCCTSSPCQQACCEPVCCTPVCCRPVCCEASPCSAPSSCCRPSSSSVSLLCQPVCRPACCVPTSSCQPNCCRPASSVSLLCRPACRPACCVPTSSCQPSCCRPASSVSLLCRPACSRLACCVPASAPELCC from the coding sequence ATgacttcctctgccttgtctgtCTGCTCCAGTGACCTGAGCTACAGCAGCCGGGTCTGCCTGCCCGggtcctgtgactcctgcacCATCTCCTCCTGGCAGGTGGACGACTGTCCAGAGAGCTGCTGTGAGCCCCCCTGCTGTGCCCCCAGCTGCTGTACCCCGGCCCCCCGCCTGACCCTCCTCTGTGCCCCAGTGAGCTGCGAGTCCAGCCCCTGCTGCCAGCCAGCCTGCAGCAGCTCCTGCCCAGCCTTGTGCTGCCAGCAATCTAGCTGCCAGCCCTCCTGCTGCACCTCCTCCCCCTGCCAGCAGGCCTGCTGTGAGCCCATCTGCTGCAGGCCCGTCTGCTGTACCCCTGTCTGCTGTGAGCCTGCCTGCTGCACACTTGTCTGCTGTGAGACCTCCCCCTGTTCTACCTCCTCATGTTGCCAGCAGTCTAGCTGCCAGCCCTCCTGCTGCACCTCCTCCCCCTGCCAGCAGGCCTGCTGTGAGCCCGTCTGCTGCACACCTGTCTGCTGCAGACCGGTGTGCTGTGAGGCCTCCCCCTGCTCAGCCCCCTCATCCTGCTGCAGACCTTCCTCCTCCTCCGTGTCCCTCCTCTGCCAGCCTGTGTGCCGCCCTGCCTGCTGCGTGCCCACCTCCTCCTGCCAGCCCAACTGCTGCCGCCCGGCCTCCTCCGTGTCCCTCCTCTGCCGCCCCGCGTGCCGCCCCGCCTGCTGtgtccccacctcctcctgccaGCCCAGCTGCTGCCGCCCGGCCTCCTCTGTGTCCCTGCTCTGCAGGCCTGCATGCTCCCGCCTGGCCTGCTGCGTCCCTGCCTCAGCCCCGGAGCTCTGCTGCTGA
- the LOC138985782 gene encoding keratin-associated protein 12-3-like, with translation MCDTTCSVGCKPTCYVPSSCQSACPALCCPALGCQNPCGTPPVALLCQPACCVASPCQDICSVSNSCQDVCCVPLSCKAVLYVPVCYKRIVCVIPSCQSARFCQPSCPSLVCRPIPCSVPSCF, from the coding sequence ATGTGTGACACCACCTGCTCTGTGGGCTGCAAGCCGACTTGCTATGTGCCCAGTTCCTGCCAGTCGGCCTGCCCTGCTCTCTGTTGCCCTGCCCTgggctgccagaacccctgtggtACCCCCCCTGTGGCTCTGCTGTGCCAGCCAGCCTGCTGTGTGGCCAGTCCCTGCCAGGATATTTGCTCTGTGTCCAACTCCTGCCAGGACGTTTGCTGTGTGCCTCTGAGCTGCAAGGCTGTACTGTATGTCCCCGTGTGCTACAAGCGCATCGTGTGTGTGATCCCCTCCTGTCAGTCTGCCAGGTTCTGCCAGCCCTCCTGCCCTTCCCTGGTCTGCAGACCCATCCCCTGCAGCGTCCCTTCCTGCTTCTGA
- the LOC102276826 gene encoding keratin-associated protein 12-2, with amino-acid sequence MCHTSCSSGCQAAYVPSSCQPSCSTSSPCHTSCFTSSPCQPTCSTSSTCQATCVPVSYRPVIRLPVTYKPTLCVTPSCQSSVFLPVSYRPAVLVAPSCQSSGCYQPSRPTLVCRPVSCSAPSCF; translated from the coding sequence ATGTGCCACACCAGCTGCTCCTCAGGCTGCCAAGCTGCCTATGTGCCCAGCTCCTGCCAGCCATCCTGCAGCACGTCCAGTCCCTGCCACACGTCCTGCTTCACGTCCAGCCCCTGCCAACCAACCTGCAGCACGTCCAGCACCTGCCAGGCGACCTGCGTGCCCGTGAGTTACAGGCCAGTCATACGTCTGCCGGTGACCTACAAGCCCACCCTGTGTGTGACTCCTTCCTGCCAGTCCTCTGTGTTCCTGCCCGTGAGCTACAGGCCGGCTGTGTTGGTGGCCCCCTCCTGCCAGTCCTCTGGGTGCTACCAGCCCTCCCGCCCCACCCTGGTCTGCAGACCTGTCTCCTGTAGCGCCCCTTCCTGCTTTTGA